A window of bacterium genomic DNA:
CGCCGCATCGCCGATCAGCTCGATGCCGAGGGAGAAGTCGTTGCACCCCGTGCGCCCGCGCCAGCGGCTGACGCCGGCGTGGTAGGCCGCGCGATCGGTCGGGACGAACTGCGTGACGCGGCCGCGCCGGTCCACGAGGAAGTGCGCCGAGAGCTCCTTCCCCTCCACCTCGCGGTACGCCGGGTGCCTGGCGGCGTCGAGCGTGCCGAGGAAGAGCGCCTCGACGTCGGCGGTGTCGAAGCTCCCGGGGGGGCAGGTGATGTAATGGACGATGATCATGTCCACCGCCGCGCCGCCGCGGTCGCGGTGGTGCGGGCTCGGCAGGTACCGCGTCTTCACGGCGAGAGCAGCGTCATCGCGAAGGCCGCCGCCGGCGGGATGACGAGGTTGTCGTTGGCGAACTTCGGCAGCAGCAGCTCCACGAGCGCGGCGAACCAGGCGCCGGCCAGCAGCGGCACCGGCGGCGGGCCGCCGAGTGCGGCGCGGGTGGCGAAGCCCGCGAGAGCGGCCGCGACGAAGAACGCCACGGTCCCCTCGAGGCTCTTGCCGCCCACCCTGTGCCGCCCCCAGCGCTCGCCGACCGTCGTCGCCGAGACGTCGCCCGCGGCGAGGAAGAGCACAGCCGCGACGGCGGGCGGCTCGGGAAAGAGCAGCAGCGTCAGCGCGACGCCGAGGAGGTACGGCGGCGTCCCGTTGAGCTTGTGCTCCTCGCCGGGGCGCAGGAACCCCGAGAGGTGCGCCATCGCCCAGGCGTTGAAGCGCGGCAGGGTGAAGCGCGCGAGGTCGAAGAGGAGCACGGCGGCCAGCAGGGCGCCGTACGCGAAGAACGCGCGCGGGCGCCCGAGCGCGAACCAGATCGCGAGCAGGCCGAGCCCGCCGCCGACGTGGTAGAGCTTGCGCCCGAGATGCCTCACCGGTACCCCCGCGGCCCGCGCAGCGGCGGGTTGTAGTAGCCGAAGCGCACGCGCGGGAACTCCCGGCGCACCCGCGCCATGACCGTCGCCACGCCCAGCGGTGCCCCGCCCGCGAGCGGGCGCGCCACCTCCCAGTACCATTCCGGATCGAGGTTGAGGTTGCGCCACTGGATCAGGTCGGGCCGCACCTCGCGCAGCAGCGCCCGGAAGGCCGCCCACTCCGCGGGGTCGTCGGTGACGCCCGGGAAGACGAAGTAGTTCAGCGAGAGGAACTTGCCGCGCCGGCGCACCTCGCGCATGCTCGCGACGACGTCGTCGAAGCCGTAGCCCCGTGGCCGCGCGTAGGCGCGGTAGAGGGCCGGCCGCGCGCTGTTGAGGCTGACGCGCACGCTGTCGAGCCCGGCGTCGAGGATCCGGGCGAGCGCCGCCGGGCGGCTGGCGTTGGTGTTCAGGTTGAGCGTGCCGCGCGCGGTGCGGGCGCGGACGGCTCGCACCGTGCCCTCGAGCAGCTCAGCCTGCAGCAGCGGCTCGCCCTCGCACCCCTGGCCGAAGCTGGCGACCGCCCGCGGCGCCCGCTCGAGATGCGGCACGGCGACCGCGAGGACCTCGTCGACCGTCGGCGCGAACGCGATCCGCTCCTGCGTCGCGGGGCAGCCGGAGCCCGCCGGCTGGCGCGAGAGGCAGCCGAGGCAGCGGGCGTTGCAGGCGGGGGACGTCGGCAGCGGCGCCTCCCAGCGGCCCAGCACCAGGTTGTTCGCGGCGGGGCACCCCGAGCAGAGCGCGCACCCGAGCAGGTGCTGCCAGAGCCGGTTGCGGTGGTGGCGCGTGCGCAGCGCCCGGGCGCGCCGGGCGATCTCCCGCCGGTCGAACTCCGCGATGTCCTGCCGCCGGTCGGGGTCGACGCGCACGGCCGGGACGACGAAACGGCCCCGGTGCCAGCCGACCGCCGTGTAGGCGAAGAGCGGCAGCCGCGGCGCCCCGCGGAACGTGCGGAAGGCTGCGGTCGCCAGCTGCGTGTGCGCCGGGGCCAGGAACGCGGCCACCGCGGTGGCGCCGGCGATCGCCCCCGCCGCGCCGGTGCGCGCATCGGCCGCCAGCGGCTCGCGCCCGGGCAGCAGGAAGAGCTCGGACCCCGGCGGGAGCCCGATGCAGGCGGCGGCTTCCAGCGGCGCAAGGGTGTCGCCGACCCGCCCGAGGGCCGCCTGGCCGGGCACGTCGACGATGTGGCCGGCGGCGTCGGCCGCGACCGCGAGGACGGGGTCGGCACGTCGGGAGCGCGGCATGCCCGGGATGATACCACCGCGTCCGCGTGCGCCCGCGGCCGCGGCCCGGAAATTGACACCTTCCCGCGCAATCTGCGAAACTGCCATAGTTTGGGGAAGGATGCGCCAACCGATGCTGCACAAAGTGGTGGTCCGCTACAAGGACGGCGGGATCGCGAAGGGGACGACCGCCGACTTCACGCCGAACCGCCCGTCGTTCACGCTGGAGCGGGTGGCCCCGGCGCCGGGCGGTCCGGCGGTCGTCAACGTGGAGGACCTGAAGGCGCTGTTCTTCGTGCGCAGCTTCGAGGGCAACCGCGAGTACCGGGAGCAGAAGCTGCGCCTGCCCGAGGGGACGATCGGGAGGCGCTACCTGCTGACGTTCACCGACGGCGAGACGATGCGCGGCACGGCGCTCGGGGTGAACCTCTCCCGGTACGGGTTCCTGCTCTTCCCGGCGGACCCGGGTGGCAACAACAAGCGGATCTTCGTCGTGCACTCCGCGGTGAAGGAACTGCGGCAGGAGGATTGAACGTTCCATGAGCCGTCGCGCCGCCGCCGCGCTCGCCGCGGCCCTCCTCGCTGCCCTCGCCGCCCCCGCCGTGCGCGGACAGGAGCCGGTGCTCAACCCGCACACCCGGGAGGCCTGCCTGCGCTGCCACAAGGACGGCGTCGCGGGGCCGGAGCGCACGCGGATCTTCCC
This region includes:
- the ampD gene encoding 1,6-anhydro-N-acetylmuramyl-L-alanine amidase AmpD, which produces MKTRYLPSPHHRDRGGAAVDMIIVHYITCPPGSFDTADVEALFLGTLDAARHPAYREVEGKELSAHFLVDRRGRVTQFVPTDRAAYHAGVSRWRGRTGCNDFSLGIELIGDAAHEFTQRQYASLARLCRRLMRAHPAITPRRIVGHSQVAWPRGRKQDPGPRFDWARFRALLSVAGFAPSQAGAEGVARRGGPPAARSSERAPTGVRSDRTPEATHGTKVPRRLTC
- a CDS encoding radical SAM protein translates to MPRSRRADPVLAVAADAAGHIVDVPGQAALGRVGDTLAPLEAAACIGLPPGSELFLLPGREPLAADARTGAAGAIAGATAVAAFLAPAHTQLATAAFRTFRGAPRLPLFAYTAVGWHRGRFVVPAVRVDPDRRQDIAEFDRREIARRARALRTRHHRNRLWQHLLGCALCSGCPAANNLVLGRWEAPLPTSPACNARCLGCLSRQPAGSGCPATQERIAFAPTVDEVLAVAVPHLERAPRAVASFGQGCEGEPLLQAELLEGTVRAVRARTARGTLNLNTNASRPAALARILDAGLDSVRVSLNSARPALYRAYARPRGYGFDDVVASMREVRRRGKFLSLNYFVFPGVTDDPAEWAAFRALLREVRPDLIQWRNLNLDPEWYWEVARPLAGGAPLGVATVMARVRREFPRVRFGYYNPPLRGPRGYR